One region of Malania oleifera isolate guangnan ecotype guangnan chromosome 6, ASM2987363v1, whole genome shotgun sequence genomic DNA includes:
- the LOC131157391 gene encoding protein CDI-like — MSPNANTRDAKLGDSVNSSVDVNLSNGNLHSTNGAVSKPFKIFVGYDPREDLAYEVCRYSILKRASIPVEIVPIKQSDLRKNGLYWRERGKLESTEFSFSRFLTPHLANFEGWAMFVDCDFLYLADIKELRDLIDDNNAIMCVQHDYAPKETTKMDGVVQTVYPRKNWSSMVLYNCGHPKNRTLTPEVVNSQTGAYLHRFQWLDDHEIGSIPFVWNFLVGHNKVVENDHTTLPKAIHYTLGGPWFESWKNCDFADLWVNEMEEYKKTIKNLGE, encoded by the coding sequence ATGTCTCCGAATGCAAACACCAGAGACGCAAAATTGGGTGATTCTGTGAACTCGTCTGTGGATGTGAATTTGAGTAATGGCAATCTTCACTCGACTAATGGTGCCGTTTCTAAGCCCTTCAAGATCTTCGTAGGGTATGATCCACGAGAGGACCTTGCATACGAGGTCTGTCGGTACTCGATTCTGAAGCGGGCATCAATACCTGTTGAGATTGTGCCCATTAAACAATCCGATTTGAGGAAAAACGGGTTGTATTGGCGTGAAAGAGGGAAGCTTGAGAGTACTGAGTTCTCATTTAGTCGGTTCTTGACTCCACATTTGGCTAATTTTGAAGGATGGGCAATGTTTGTTGATTGTGATTTTCTGTACttagcagatataaaggaatTGAGAGATTTGATTGATGATAACAATGCTATAATGTGTGTTCAACATGATTATGCACCTAAGGAGACGACTAAAATGGATGGGGTGGTGCAGACTGTGTATCCACGGAAGAATTGGTCTTCAATGGTTTTGTACAACTGTGGACACCCCAAGAATCGGACCTTGACGCCGGAGGTTGTGAATTCCCAAACGGGTGCTTATCTTCATAGGTTTCAGTGGCTGGATGACCATGAGATTGGTTCAATTCCATTTGTGTGGAATTTTCTTGTGGGTCATAACAAGGTTGTTGAGAATGACCACACTACACTTCCCAAGGCCATACACTACACTCTCGGAGGGCCGTGGTTCGAGTCATGGAAAAATTGTGATTTTGCAGACTTGTGGGTGAATGAAATGGAGGAATACAAGAAGACAATAAAGAACCTAGGAGAGTAG
- the LOC131158486 gene encoding uncharacterized protein LOC131158486 — MRQIPQRPESLGRMMKWSIELSEFDIQYQPRPAVKAQVLVDYTAERLPESAAKSDVWPLHIDGSSNMTRREAGFILLASNGSETLFALKLEFLETNNDVEYEALLAGLRLAKALGVAQFKVLSDSQLVVEQLKGEFEVRDQKMKKYLAKAQEYAKAFIHFDIERVPRAENKKADALAKLSLATSSEWKDTIYLERIGKPSYEEDIINSLESKISKEDWRAPLFLYLHDRSLLEDNKESLKVIRKAARYTMIGRELYRRSLTLPYLHCLREIYEGVCGNHLANRALAHKAMRQGFYWPTMKKDALKLVKQCDKCQRCAVVPHVPSNLLSPLTSPCPFAQWGIDMLGPLPQATGQRKFLVVAIDYFTNNRRSGVGMVAAMGAALLVCCNSSVAGTARRAAGFRVAKG; from the exons ATGAGACAGATTCCACAGCGGCCGGAGAGTTTGGGAAGGATGATGAAGTGGTCAATCGAATTAAGTGAGTTCGACATACAATACCAACCAAGGCCCGCTGTCAAGGCCCAAGTGCTCGTTGACTACACAGCCGAAAGGCTCCCCGAGTCAGCTGCTAAGTCAGATGTATGGCCGCTACACATTGATGGGTCGTCTAACATGACTAGAAGGGAAGCTGGATTCATCCTCTTAGCCTCGAACGGCAGTGAAACTCTTTTCGCACTAAAATTAGAGTTCTTAGAAACCAACAACGATGTGGAGTATGAAGCTTTGTTAGCAGGTCTACGCTTGGCAAAAGCACTAGGGGTGGCACAGTTCAAGGTATTAagtgattcccagctggtggtagagcagctgaaaggagaatttgaggtTAGGGATCAAAAAATGAAGAAGTATCTCGCCAAGGCCCAAGAATACGCAAAAGCGTTCATTCATTTCGATATAGAACGCGTACCAAGGGCTGAGAACAAAAAGGCCGATGCACTCGCTAAATTGTCCTTAGCAACCAGCTCGGAATGGAAGGACACTATTTATCTAGAGCGGATAGGGAAGCCCTCATATGAGGAGGACATAATTAACTCGTTGGAATCTAAAATCAGCAAGGAGGATTGGAGGGCGCCTCTATTCCTGTACCTCCACGACAGATCCCTACTAGAGGACAACAAGGAATCTCTAAAAGTGATAAGGAAGGCAGCAAGATATACGATGATAGGCCGAGAGCTATACAGACGATCCCTAACACTGCCATACCTTCATTGTCTAAGGGAAATCTACGAAGGAGTGTGCGGAAACCACCTTGCCAATAGGGCCTTAGCCCACAAAGCCATGCGGcagggattttactggcccacGATGAAGAAAGATGCGCTCAAACTCGTCAAACAATGCGACAAGTGTCAGAGATGCGCAGTAGTACCACACGTACCATCTAATCTCCTCTCCCCTCTTACTAGTCCCTGCCCCTTCGCCCAGTGGGGAATAGACATGTTGGGACCTCTACCGCAGGCAACTGGTCAAAGAAAGTTTTTGGTGGTAGCGATCGactatttcactaa CAATAGGAGGTCTGGGGTTGGTATGGTGGCTGCCATGGGTGCTGCTCTGCTGGTATGCTGTAACTCTAGTGTGGCTGGGACAGCAAGAAGAGCTGCTGGCTTTCGAGTTGCAAAGGGTTAA